In Paenibacillus sonchi, the genomic stretch CAGCTCCCAAAGGATACGCTTGTGCAGCCGTGGCCGCTGCGGCGCGGGTGCAGGTACAGGCACATATTCCAGATTCATTCCCATGATTGTCTCCCCCGGTAATTGCGCTGATTTCACATGTTTCAGCCTATGTTTTCAACCTGTTTTTTAACCTATTTTTTGACCTGTAAGATGTAGCAATAATATTACTTTGGCGCCGTAATAACAAGTGATTTTTGCAGGAACAGCCGTCACATGCTGCCGTCACGCCGGCTGAAAAAGACTTTTCGCTATTTTGAAAAAAAGGTTTGACAGGGTGCAGAGGTTTCAGTATTATATCTTTATAACCTACTAAATGGGTAGGAATAATTGAATAAGTTCTTACCGTACAGACGGAGGAACGCCCGCTATAGCTCGCAGACACGTGTCCACAGGACCGGTTTGACCTGCCACAAGTGGGCCTTCCTCCGTCTATTTTTTGCTGAAAGACAACAATGCTGACTGACGGGAACTTCATGGGGTGTCAAGAGACAATAACAGGGGAGTGGCTGTGATGAAAAAAGGGATCAAAAAGGGACTAATCACGGGATTCGCATTATTATTGACAGCAGGTCTTGCGGCTTGCGGCAATAACAATTCAGGCAATGGGGCGGCCCCAGCAACAGATGCACCGGCAGCAAGCAATGCGGCTGCAACAGCAGAAGCTGCCAAGGCTCCGGCAAAAGATCCGGTAGAGCTGCTGAATGTATCCTACGACCCGACACGCGAGCTGTACGAGAATTATAACAAGGCGTTCTCCGCCTATTGGGAGAAAGAAACGGGCCAGAAGGTTACGGTCAAACAGTCGCATGGCGGTTCCGGCGCCGAAAGCCGGGCGGTGCAGGAAGGCCTGGAAGCGGATGTGGTCACTCTTGCCCTAGGCTACGACATTGACGCACTGAAGGACAAGGGGCTGATCAATGAAGGCTGGGAAAGCAAATTCGAGCATAACAGCTCCCCATACACCTCGACGATTGTGTTCCTGGTACGCAAAGGCAACCCCAAAGGCATCAAGGACTGGCCGGATCTGCTGAAAGAAGGGGTGGAAGTCATCACGCCGAATCCGAAAACCTCCGGAGGGGCACGCTGGAACTATCTTGCCGCCTGGGGCTATGCGCTTGACCACAACAACAATGATGAAGCCAAAGCGCAGGAATTTGTCCAGGAGCTGTTCAAGCACGTGCCCGTGCTGGATACCGGAGCGCGCGGGGCGACCACAACCTTTGTAGAGCGGGGAATCGGCGATGTGCTGATTGCCTGGGAGAATGAAGCCTACCTGTCGATCAAGGAGCTGGGCCCCGACAAATTCGAAATCGTCAACCCGTCCGAGAGCATTCTGGCCGAACCGCCGGTGGCTGTAGTAGACAAGGTCGTGGACAAAAGAGGCACCCGTGAGGCAGCCGAAGCCTACCTGAAGTATCTCTACACCGAAGAGGGGCAAAAAATCGCTGCCGACAACTACTACCGTCCGACCCTGGAGAGCGTGAAAGAGGAATATAAGGACAAATTCCCTGAGATCAAGCTGTTCACACTCGCAGATAAATTCGGAACCTGGAAAGAAACCCAGGAGAAGCATTTCAATGACGGCGGGATTTTCGACAAAATTTATGTGCCTGGCGCCAAATAATAATCCAAACGGCTGACATCCGGAGAAGAGCGGCAGGATTTGCTGTAAACAGTTTGTGTATGGAGGCTGATCGGCCCATTAGCCGAAGGCGGGAAAGGGATGAACAGGTCAATGAATGTCACTATTACGGCTCCAGTGCGGGGCAAGGTGCTGCCGGGCTTCGGGCTTACGATGGGCTACAGCGTGCTCTATCTGAGTCTTGTCGTATTGCTGCCGCTATCGGCACTGTTATTTAATTCGACGGGACTGAGCTGGGCCAAATTCTGGGATATCGCGACGGACCCGCGCGTCCTGGCTTCGTACCGGGTCAGCTTGAGCACTGCGGCAATGGCAGCCTTAGCCGATGCTTTTCTGGGACTGCTGCTGGCTTGGGTGCTGGTGCGCTATGAGTTTCCGGGCAAAAGGATATTCGACGCCCTGATCGATCTGCCGTTCGCGCTCCCGACAGCTGTAGCAGGTGTTTCCCTGACGGCGCTGTATTCGCAAAATGGCTGGATCGGCTCGCTGCTGGAGCCGTTGGGGCTTAAGATCGCCTTCACACCGCTGGGCATTACGCTTGCGCTGATGTTCATCGGCATTCCCTTTGTCGTCCGTACCGTTCAGCCGGTGCTGGAGGACTTGGACCGGGATATGGAGGAGGCTTCGGCAACGCTGGGAGCGGGACGCTGGCGGACCTTCCGCAGCATCGTGATCCCGGAGCTGATCCCGCCGCTGCTTACCGGCTTTGCGCTGGCGTTTGCCCGGGGGATCGGGGAATACGGGTCCGTGGTATTCATCTCCGGCAATATGCCGATGCGCACAGAGATTGCTCCGCTGCTTATCATGTCGAAGCTGGAGCAGTTTGATTATGCCGGGGCGACCGCAGTAGCACTGCTGCTGCTGTTGATCTCTTTCCTGATGCTGCTTGTCATTAACACGCTGCAGCGCTGGGCCCGCAAGACTTCGCGGTAAGCAGACCAATAATTCAGGAGGTAAAATTATGGCTGGTACTGTCCCTATGGCTGCACCCAGACCGCGCCGGAGTGCAGCTTCCCCTGCAACCACGGAATCCTCTGCCGTGAAGTGGCTGCTGGTCGCAGCGGCTGGTCTTGTGCTGTTCGGGCTGATCGCACTGCCGCTGATCGTGGTGCTGACAGAAGCGCTGAAGCGGGGCTGGGATGTCTTCCTGGCGGCGCTGACCGATCCTGATGCCGCTTCAGCACTGCGGCTGACGCTGCTGGTTGCTGCAATCACCGTGCCGCTGAATACCCTGTTCGGGGTGATGGCCGCTTGGGTGGTGACCAAGTTCCGTTTTCGCGGCAAAGGGTTTCTGATTACGCTGATTGACCTGCCTTTTGCCGTATCGCCGGTCATCGGCGGGCTGATCTTTGTGCTTGTCTTCGGCTCGAACGGCTGGTTCGGGTCCTGGCTCAGCGCCCATGACATTAAGATTGTTTTTGCCCTTCCGGGCATCGTGCTCGCCACATTGTTTGTGACCTTTCCTTTTGTGGCCCGCGAGCTGATTCCGCTGATGGAGGACCAGGGCACGCAGGAGGAGGAAGCGGCGATTACCCTCGGGGCTCATGGCTGGCAGATTTTCTGGCGCGTAACGCTGCCGAATATCAAATGGGGGCTGTTGTACGGAATTATCCTCTGCAATGCGCGGGCGATGGGAGAGTTCGGTGCAGTATCCGTTGTATCCGGGCATATTCGCGGGGAGACGAACACGCTGCCGCTGCATGTTGAAATTTTGTATAACGAATATCAGTTCTCGGCTTCCTTCGGCGTTGCTTCGCTGCTGCTGCTGCTCGCTTTGGTAACGATGATCGTAAAAAGCTGGCTTACACGCAAAAGTGCGCATTGACAGCCCTTTTGATTCCATGCTAAGTTAAACCATAGTATACAGGTTGGTTAAGACGGGATTGGTGGAGAATCCCCTGTCCGGGGAAAGGGAGGCTGGAGAATGGCTAAGCCACTGAAAGTGGATGAGGTATGGCTTGCGCGGATTGCGGAGCTTTTGGACAATATGGAATTCGGTTCCCTGCACATCGTGGTGCATGAAGGGCAAATTGTGCAGATGGAGCGGACCGAGCGCAAGCGCTTTGAGAACAGCACTGCAAATGCACGTTATAGTGGAGAGGCCGGAAGCCGGCGGACCGATTCCCGTTCTGCGGGACGAGGGTGAAGCGTACGGCCCTTATATCTGCAATCGGACTCAAGTCGAAATTAAACCCGATAGAATACTTAAGGAAACGAAGCGCTGTAAGCCAAAGCAGTTATGCAAAATTATAGCTGATGAAGGAGTAACGCCCTCTCGTCCAGTGATAACCAGCAAAAAGACGATATTTCATTCGAAACTTGAATGAGTGTCGTCTTTTTTTTCATATCGGCTCCATATTAATAAGTTACACTAAAGGTACATGAAGTTCACTTACCGTTAGTTCTCATGCTCTGTTTTATCTATATATACTAAAGGAATTCATTTCCACACCGTCGAAATTAGAATAAACAAACCTCACGGAGCGGGCTTCGAATAGATGCTTTTCTCATGGCAGGGAAAGTTAGTGCGAGGTGAATGAACATTGCCGACGATTATGGTAGTGGATGACGACGTCTTTGTCCGCCAACTGGCAGGGCTGTTATTAAGAGACGAAGGTATGGACGTCGTAGAGAAAACGGATGGTCTCGAAGCCTGGGATTATTACTTGCATCATTCCGTTGATTTAATCATTTTGGATATTATGATGCCCGGCATGGACGGTTGGGAGCTGTGCAGAAAGCTGCGGGAGGCCGGGGACAAGCCGATGCTGATGGTCACGGCCAAAAAGGAGTCGCTGGACAAAGTCAAAGGCTTCCGGTTGGGGACGGACGATTATTTGACCAAACCTTTTGATCCGATGGAGATGGTCATGCGGGTCAAGGCGCTGCTCAAAAGGTATCGGATCGCTACCTCCCATATCGTGAAGCTCGGTCGAGTCATTCTCGATAAAACGAGCTACCAGGTTCACTTTTTCGATACGGGCGGGGAATGGACTCTTCCTTTAAAAGAATTTGAGCTGCTTTACAAACTGGCCAGTTATCCCGGGCAAATTTTTACGCGCGACATGCTGATCCGCGACATCTGGGGTTACGCGTTCAATGGGGATGAACGCACCGTGGACACGCATGTCAAACGTCTGCGCGACAAGTTCGAGCAGTATGCCGAAGATTTCCGCATCGTAACGATGCGCGGCATGGGCTACCGTCTGGAGGTGTATCGTGATTAACTCACTCTATGCCCGCGTCGTGTTGACGTTTCTGGGGGTTGTCATAGTCAGCCTGCTCTCGGGTTTTTTCGTTCAAAGCTATTTCTACAAAAGCCATATTGGAGCGATCGTGGAAGAGAAGATGATTGGCAATGCCCAAATGATCATTCAATTATATAAGAAATTGGCTCCGAAGGATGCGAAGGCTTTCGCGGAAGTAAGCAATTCTATGCCCTTTTATAAGATACGGTTTTATGACAGCTCGGGAACGCTGCTGAACCCTGGGAGCGCTGCTCCAGACCGGCAGAAGGATCAACCGTATCTGCAGCAAGTGCTCAAGCAAAACAAAATTTATCGCAACGGGTCCAGCGAGGATGACGAGATTACGGTTGGCCTGCCTTTTGCGCTGAATGGTTCGCCGCACGTCTTGTTGGTTACGACCCAGACCGTTTTTTTCCTCGACGAAATCGATTCCTTGATCCGGTATCAGCAGCTGTTTACTCTCGGTTTGGGAAGTATTCTGGTGTTGATCGCTGC encodes the following:
- a CDS encoding sulfate ABC transporter substrate-binding protein gives rise to the protein MKKGIKKGLITGFALLLTAGLAACGNNNSGNGAAPATDAPAASNAAATAEAAKAPAKDPVELLNVSYDPTRELYENYNKAFSAYWEKETGQKVTVKQSHGGSGAESRAVQEGLEADVVTLALGYDIDALKDKGLINEGWESKFEHNSSPYTSTIVFLVRKGNPKGIKDWPDLLKEGVEVITPNPKTSGGARWNYLAAWGYALDHNNNDEAKAQEFVQELFKHVPVLDTGARGATTTFVERGIGDVLIAWENEAYLSIKELGPDKFEIVNPSESILAEPPVAVVDKVVDKRGTREAAEAYLKYLYTEEGQKIAADNYYRPTLESVKEEYKDKFPEIKLFTLADKFGTWKETQEKHFNDGGIFDKIYVPGAK
- the cysT gene encoding sulfate ABC transporter permease subunit CysT, producing MNRSMNVTITAPVRGKVLPGFGLTMGYSVLYLSLVVLLPLSALLFNSTGLSWAKFWDIATDPRVLASYRVSLSTAAMAALADAFLGLLLAWVLVRYEFPGKRIFDALIDLPFALPTAVAGVSLTALYSQNGWIGSLLEPLGLKIAFTPLGITLALMFIGIPFVVRTVQPVLEDLDRDMEEASATLGAGRWRTFRSIVIPELIPPLLTGFALAFARGIGEYGSVVFISGNMPMRTEIAPLLIMSKLEQFDYAGATAVALLLLLISFLMLLVINTLQRWARKTSR
- the cysW gene encoding sulfate ABC transporter permease subunit CysW; translated protein: MAGTVPMAAPRPRRSAASPATTESSAVKWLLVAAAGLVLFGLIALPLIVVLTEALKRGWDVFLAALTDPDAASALRLTLLVAAITVPLNTLFGVMAAWVVTKFRFRGKGFLITLIDLPFAVSPVIGGLIFVLVFGSNGWFGSWLSAHDIKIVFALPGIVLATLFVTFPFVARELIPLMEDQGTQEEEAAITLGAHGWQIFWRVTLPNIKWGLLYGIILCNARAMGEFGAVSVVSGHIRGETNTLPLHVEILYNEYQFSASFGVASLLLLLALVTMIVKSWLTRKSAH
- a CDS encoding YezD family protein, which produces MAKPLKVDEVWLARIAELLDNMEFGSLHIVVHEGQIVQMERTERKRFENSTANARYSGEAGSRRTDSRSAGRG
- a CDS encoding response regulator transcription factor, whose product is MPTIMVVDDDVFVRQLAGLLLRDEGMDVVEKTDGLEAWDYYLHHSVDLIILDIMMPGMDGWELCRKLREAGDKPMLMVTAKKESLDKVKGFRLGTDDYLTKPFDPMEMVMRVKALLKRYRIATSHIVKLGRVILDKTSYQVHFFDTGGEWTLPLKEFELLYKLASYPGQIFTRDMLIRDIWGYAFNGDERTVDTHVKRLRDKFEQYAEDFRIVTMRGMGYRLEVYRD